The Brassica oleracea var. oleracea cultivar TO1000 chromosome C6, BOL, whole genome shotgun sequence genome includes a region encoding these proteins:
- the LOC106301128 gene encoding chlorophyll a-b binding protein, chloroplastic — MASLCASSAIAAISSPGFLGGKKLRLNKKLNVPTVSRSGTSVRAVAADPDRPIWFPGSTPPEWLDGSLPGDFGFDPLGLSSDPDSLKWNAQAELVHCRWAMLGAAGIFIPEFLTKIGILNTPSWYTAGEQEYFTDKTTLFVVELILIGWAEGRRWADIIKPGSVNTDPIFPNNKLTGTDVGYPGGLWFDPLGWGSGSPAKIKELRTKEIKNGRLAMLAVMGAWFQHIYTGTGPIDNLFAHLADPGHATIFAAFTPK, encoded by the exons ATGGCTTCTCTTTGTGCTTCTTCTGCCATCGCCGCTATTTCTTCTCCAGG TTTCTTGGGAGGGAAGAAACTGAGGCTGAACAAGAAGTTGAATGTTCCAACTGTTTCTAGGTCCGGTACGTCGGTGCGCGCTGTCGCAGCGGATCCAGATAGACCAATTTGGTTCCCTGGAAGCACACCTCCAGAGTGGCTTGACGGTAGCCTCCCTGGTGACTTCGGGTTTGATCCTCTTGGTCTTT CATCTGACCCGGATAGTCTAAAGTGGAACGCACAAGCAGAGCTAGTCCACTGCCGGTGGGCAATGCTCGGCGCCGCCGGGATTTTTATCCCGGAGTTTCTAACCAAGATAGGAATCCTCAACACGCCGTCGTGGTACACGGCGGGAGAGCAAGAGTATTTCACCGACAAAACCACACTCTTCGTCGTTGAGCTCATCTTAATAGGATGGGCCGAGGGACGTAGATGGGCTGATATCATTAAGCCAGGTAGCGTCAACACTGACCCAATCTTCCCAAACAACAAACTGACGGGGACAGACGTTGGATACCCGGGTGGGTTATGGTTTGACCCGTTGGGTTGGGGATCCGGTAGCCCGGCTAAAATCAAGGAGCTGAGGACTAAGGAGATAAAAAATGGAAGGTTGGCTATGTTGGCAGTGATGGGTGCATGGTTCCAACACATATACACTGGGACTGGTCCTATTGATAACCTTTTTGCACATCTTGCTGATCCTGGCCACGCCACTATCTTCGCT GCTTTCACACCCAAGTGA